A genomic window from Periweissella cryptocerci includes:
- a CDS encoding ABC transporter permease — protein sequence MINFLQENGVQLLYKTWQQLYISAIAIALGMAVAIPLGIILTRFPKTAKIVLGIASMLQTVPSLALLALMIPLFGIGKVPAIIALFIYSLLPILRNTYLGMDGVDRNLIDAAKGMGMTTWQSIRRVQIPFALPVIMTGVRLASVYVIAWATLASYIGAGGLGDFIFSGLNLYQPAFIIGGTVPVMIMALLVDWALGKLEKRLTPINLRKAANA from the coding sequence ATGATTAATTTCTTACAAGAAAATGGTGTGCAACTCCTTTATAAAACTTGGCAACAATTGTATATTTCAGCAATTGCGATTGCGCTAGGGATGGCAGTGGCAATTCCGCTGGGGATTATCTTAACGCGTTTCCCTAAGACTGCTAAAATCGTCCTTGGAATTGCAAGTATGTTACAGACGGTTCCTTCACTGGCTTTGCTAGCATTGATGATTCCACTATTTGGGATCGGTAAAGTACCAGCGATTATTGCTTTATTCATCTACTCACTCTTACCAATTCTTCGGAATACGTATTTAGGTATGGATGGGGTTGATCGCAATTTAATTGATGCAGCCAAAGGCATGGGCATGACAACTTGGCAATCAATCAGACGGGTGCAGATTCCGTTTGCCTTACCCGTTATTATGACCGGGGTTCGGTTAGCGTCAGTCTATGTAATTGCATGGGCAACTTTAGCGTCATACATTGGCGCGGGTGGCTTAGGTGATTTTATCTTTAGTGGTTTGAACCTGTATCAACCGGCCTTCATCATTGGTGGGACCGTGCCAGTTATGATTATGGCTTTATTAGTTGACTGGGCACTTGGTAAGCTAGAAAAACGGCTGACACCAATTAACCTACGAAAGGCGGCAAATGCATGA
- a CDS encoding betaine/proline/choline family ABC transporter ATP-binding protein (Members of the family are the ATP-binding subunit of ABC transporters for substrates such as betaine, L-proline or other amino acids, choline, carnitine, etc. The substrate specificity is best determined from the substrate-binding subunit, rather than this subunit, as it interacts with the permease subunit and not with substrate directly.) — translation MSKYLEFQNVSKIYHGQTAVDDVSFSVEEGEFICLIGTSGSGKTTTMRMINRMLNPTKGKVLLEGKDVTKMDPIKLRRRIGYVIQNIGLMPHMTIRKNITMVPNLLKWSQVKQDAKALELIKLVELPEEYLDRYPGELSGGQQQRIGVVRALAADQKLILMDEPFGALDPITREALQVLVKNLQEKLGKTIIFVTHDMDEALDLSTKIGVMDAGELIQFDTPANILAHPANDFVAELLGHERLLAAQQNSRTVGQIMKKNPIAVSPGKSLREAVTVMRKNHVDTLLVTDDDQHLKGYVDIEDIDISFKTATSVSDVMHKGMFYVKSDMLVRDTVERILKRGASYVPVVDNELRLTGIVTRSSLVDMVYSAIWGDENEEATPQVEPSATVEVSDD, via the coding sequence ATGAGCAAATATTTAGAGTTTCAAAATGTATCAAAAATCTATCACGGTCAAACGGCTGTGGATGATGTTAGTTTTAGTGTTGAAGAGGGTGAATTCATTTGTTTAATTGGGACGTCTGGATCGGGGAAAACAACTACGATGCGGATGATTAACCGAATGCTAAACCCAACAAAAGGCAAGGTGCTACTTGAGGGTAAAGACGTCACGAAGATGGACCCAATCAAACTCCGCCGTCGAATCGGATATGTGATTCAAAATATCGGTTTGATGCCACATATGACCATTCGTAAAAATATTACGATGGTTCCAAATTTATTGAAGTGGTCACAAGTGAAACAAGATGCTAAAGCCCTTGAATTAATTAAACTGGTTGAATTACCAGAAGAATACTTAGATCGGTATCCTGGTGAATTGTCAGGGGGGCAACAACAGCGGATTGGTGTCGTGCGTGCCCTAGCTGCTGATCAAAAACTTATCTTGATGGATGAACCATTTGGTGCTTTGGATCCAATTACCCGGGAAGCGTTACAAGTATTAGTCAAAAACCTACAAGAAAAATTAGGTAAGACAATCATATTTGTCACGCACGACATGGATGAAGCGTTGGATTTATCAACCAAAATCGGTGTCATGGACGCGGGTGAACTCATTCAATTTGATACACCAGCAAACATTTTGGCACACCCAGCTAATGACTTCGTTGCTGAACTATTGGGGCACGAACGATTATTGGCTGCCCAACAAAACAGTCGGACAGTTGGCCAAATCATGAAGAAAAACCCAATCGCGGTTTCACCAGGGAAATCTTTACGTGAAGCGGTTACCGTGATGCGCAAAAATCACGTTGATACCTTACTAGTTACTGATGATGATCAACACTTAAAAGGTTATGTCGATATTGAAGATATTGATATCAGTTTTAAAACCGCTACGAGTGTTAGCGATGTAATGCATAAAGGGATGTTTTATGTGAAATCCGATATGTTAGTGCGTGATACAGTTGAACGAATATTGAAACGGGGTGCGTCGTACGTTCCAGTAGTTGATAATGAACTGCGTTTGACTGGGATTGTGACGCGCTCGTCATTGGTCGATATGGTTTATTCCGCAATTTGGGGTGATGAGAATGAAGAGGCTACTCCCCAAGTTGAACCTAGTGCGACAGTGGAGGTAAGCGATGATTAA
- a CDS encoding osmoprotectant ABC transporter substrate-binding protein, with product MRKARYYLLILLLPLLVGLSGCGLPGLGSSGKDAIKVSSVSTTESQILANMIAELVEHETNEKVELVNNLGSSIVVQQSMMQGSSDISAGRYDGTEITATLKMKPTKDPVKAQEIVKTQFLKRYNQTWFPTYGFADTYAFMVSDATAKKYHLETISDLAKVGSKLSAGVDSSWLNRVGDGYPAFQKAYGFKFKKATPMQVGLVYDSLAAKKMDVVLGYSTDGRIKSYHLKVLKDDRQFFPPYNCSLVATNQILKAHPELKPLLSRLDGKIDLTTMQNLNYEVDNNLLEPSVVAHNFLVKHNYFRAGGAK from the coding sequence ATGAGAAAAGCAAGGTATTATTTGTTGATTTTGCTGTTGCCCTTATTAGTTGGTTTGAGTGGCTGCGGATTACCAGGTTTAGGCAGTAGCGGTAAAGATGCGATTAAAGTTAGTTCCGTTAGTACCACGGAATCACAGATTTTAGCGAACATGATTGCTGAACTTGTCGAACATGAAACGAATGAAAAAGTCGAATTAGTGAATAATTTGGGCTCGTCAATCGTTGTGCAACAATCGATGATGCAAGGTAGCTCAGATATTTCAGCGGGGCGTTATGACGGAACTGAAATAACAGCTACGTTAAAAATGAAACCCACGAAAGATCCGGTTAAGGCGCAAGAAATTGTTAAAACCCAATTTTTGAAACGTTACAATCAAACTTGGTTCCCAACATATGGTTTTGCGGACACATATGCATTTATGGTTAGTGATGCTACAGCTAAAAAATACCACCTTGAAACAATTAGCGACTTAGCCAAAGTTGGCTCAAAGTTGTCAGCAGGGGTTGATAGCTCATGGCTGAATCGGGTTGGGGATGGTTATCCAGCATTTCAAAAGGCGTATGGGTTCAAGTTCAAGAAAGCGACACCAATGCAAGTTGGTTTAGTTTACGATTCTTTGGCAGCTAAAAAGATGGATGTCGTTTTAGGGTATTCAACGGATGGTCGGATTAAGAGTTATCATTTAAAAGTTTTAAAGGATGACCGTCAATTTTTCCCACCATACAATTGTAGCCTTGTTGCGACTAATCAGATATTGAAGGCGCACCCTGAATTGAAACCATTGCTAAGCCGACTAGATGGCAAAATTGATCTGACGACGATGCAAAATTTAAACTACGAAGTCGATAATAATTTGTTAGAACCAAGTGTCGTAGCACATAACTTTTTGGTTAAGCATAATTACTTTCGGGCAGGAGGGGCGAAATGA
- a CDS encoding ABC transporter permease, with protein sequence MNNLNTWQQLVDYFQNNSVYVLGQFGRHFLIAIYGVLFATIIGMPIGLWIAHHSKMSRWVLDAVNVIQTIPSLALMSIIMLGLGLGVNTVIATVFLYSLLPIIANTFSGMKSVDKNLLDVGKGMGMTRWQLLFQVELPLAVSVIMGGIRNALVVAIGITAIGAFVGAGGLGDIIIRGTNATNGAAIILAGSIPTALMAIIADLVLGYIEKKMDKQVKHA encoded by the coding sequence ATGAATAATTTGAATACATGGCAACAACTTGTTGATTATTTTCAAAATAACTCAGTTTATGTCTTGGGACAGTTTGGTCGGCACTTCTTGATTGCAATTTACGGGGTACTCTTTGCAACTATTATTGGGATGCCGATTGGTTTGTGGATTGCCCACCATAGTAAGATGAGTCGTTGGGTACTAGATGCAGTGAATGTTATTCAAACAATTCCATCACTAGCGTTGATGTCGATTATTATGTTAGGCCTTGGCTTAGGGGTTAACACCGTTATCGCAACCGTGTTCTTATACTCACTCTTACCCATCATTGCGAATACTTTTAGTGGTATGAAGAGCGTCGACAAAAACTTGCTCGATGTTGGTAAAGGCATGGGGATGACACGTTGGCAGTTGCTATTCCAAGTAGAATTACCATTAGCGGTTTCGGTAATTATGGGTGGGATTCGTAACGCCTTAGTTGTAGCCATTGGGATAACTGCCATCGGTGCCTTTGTTGGGGCTGGTGGATTAGGTGACATCATTATTCGTGGTACCAATGCGACGAATGGTGCAGCCATTATCTTAGCCGGTTCAATTCCAACTGCTTTGATGGCGATCATTGCGGATTTGGTTTTAGGTTATATCGAAAAGAAAATGGATAAACAAGTTAAACACGCATAG
- the rbsR gene encoding ribose utilization transcriptional repressor RbsR encodes MPKKVTIREVAQLSEVSITAVSQILNGKGERFPLATREKVIAAKDELGYVPNYSAQTMRNSGTITMGVLVPDIHNPFFSRFFQGVQDYGKYHNLRIILVSSDGDHERDVKNVDELIGRSADGLIIANDVAEDMRIDKMLTKNNIPYLLLDQSPDDGYSDHIEINEYHGGQLAAQHLLDLGHQKIAIASPAVLTPNLSKRVQGFVDTLAAADVDIADRICITELNKHSGYATGSEIIKKFPDTTAIWGLNDEVAIGIYKAIADAGKKIPADISVIGYDNTDYADYLQPPLTTIDQPIRESGQRAAEMLHARINNPKVAKQVWRHDVELVVRESTRKL; translated from the coding sequence ATGCCAAAAAAAGTAACAATTCGTGAAGTTGCACAGTTATCGGAGGTTTCAATAACTGCAGTTTCACAAATTTTAAATGGTAAGGGTGAGCGATTTCCGTTAGCAACGCGTGAAAAGGTGATTGCCGCAAAAGATGAATTAGGCTATGTGCCCAATTATTCAGCCCAAACAATGCGCAATAGTGGCACGATTACAATGGGGGTCTTGGTACCAGATATTCATAACCCGTTTTTTTCACGTTTTTTTCAAGGCGTCCAAGATTACGGTAAGTATCATAACTTACGCATAATTTTGGTGAGTTCCGATGGTGATCATGAACGCGATGTTAAAAATGTTGATGAATTAATCGGCCGTTCTGCTGATGGCTTGATTATTGCCAATGACGTCGCTGAAGACATGCGGATTGATAAGATGCTGACAAAAAATAATATTCCGTATTTATTACTTGATCAAAGTCCGGATGATGGATATTCCGATCACATTGAAATCAATGAATATCACGGTGGTCAGTTAGCCGCACAACATTTATTAGATTTAGGGCATCAGAAAATAGCAATTGCATCGCCGGCTGTCTTGACTCCCAATTTGAGCAAACGGGTTCAAGGCTTTGTCGATACCTTAGCGGCGGCAGATGTTGATATCGCTGATCGAATTTGCATTACCGAGTTGAATAAACATAGTGGTTACGCGACTGGTAGTGAAATCATCAAAAAGTTTCCAGATACAACTGCTATTTGGGGGTTAAATGATGAAGTGGCGATTGGCATCTATAAAGCCATCGCTGATGCGGGTAAAAAAATACCAGCTGATATTTCGGTGATTGGGTACGATAACACCGACTATGCTGATTATTTACAGCCACCATTGACGACCATTGATCAGCCAATTCGTGAAAGTGGCCAACGCGCAGCAGAAATGTTACATGCGCGGATTAACAACCCGAAAGTTGCCAAACAAGTCTGGCGCCATGATGTCGAATTAGTTGTTCGTGAGTCAACTCGGAAACTGTAG
- a CDS encoding Crp/Fnr family transcriptional regulator: MFIKNVNQELLTDLRQQMQFKDLTDQQFRLLARDMTYHEAKRGQVLFDQGEPTNRLYLVISGLLQLDELDLDGNEFFHFIGSKQLYPLSVIVGKESEFQATGEALSDLEYITVSLSLYQRFITQNDKMVKSVMTQLTDVMNEYKLNWCDSMTYGTSERILRTLTNLSEQTGEFDADGNLRLPFRTSFIDLAKICGTTRETMSRTISDLVKEGVCVFDHKQLTMIAE; the protein is encoded by the coding sequence ATGTTTATCAAAAATGTTAATCAGGAACTTTTGACTGATTTAAGGCAACAGATGCAATTTAAGGATTTGACGGACCAACAATTCCGGTTGCTTGCGCGTGATATGACTTATCATGAAGCAAAACGTGGTCAAGTATTATTTGATCAAGGCGAACCAACTAATCGGTTGTATCTCGTTATTTCTGGTTTGCTCCAACTGGACGAACTGGATCTTGATGGAAATGAGTTTTTTCATTTCATTGGGTCAAAACAGTTATATCCTTTATCAGTTATTGTCGGGAAGGAATCAGAATTTCAGGCGACGGGGGAAGCTTTGTCTGATCTCGAATACATCACGGTGAGCTTGTCATTGTACCAACGATTTATCACACAAAATGACAAGATGGTTAAATCAGTGATGACCCAGCTTACGGATGTAATGAATGAATACAAACTAAATTGGTGTGATTCCATGACATATGGAACTAGTGAACGGATCTTACGTACCTTGACTAATCTTTCGGAGCAGACCGGTGAATTTGATGCGGATGGTAATCTCCGGTTGCCATTTAGAACATCATTCATTGATTTAGCCAAAATTTGTGGAACGACACGTGAAACAATGAGCCGAACTATTAGTGATTTGGTCAAAGAAGGTGTTTGTGTGTTTGATCATAAGCAACTAACAATGATAGCAGAATAG
- the rbsK gene encoding ribokinase codes for MEKKVVVLGSLNVDSILHINHLPKQGETMAMNDTTVAPGGKGANQAVAAKRMGAQTSFIGAVGDDQNGAMMLSALTNDQVDTKHVTVMNGISTGAAYILLEEDGNNTILINGGTNQQLTEAHIEAAREVIENADVLITQFETPMATAIAAFKIAKDAGVLTILNPAPAAANIPGELMMLTDIIIPNETESEIITDIEVTDEASMVASANILQSLGVENVIITVGARGAFYQTTKGHGFVDAFKVNAVDTTAAGDSFIGSLAANLDHDLANLAEAIRVSNKTSSLAVQGAGALPSIPTREQVFTALGK; via the coding sequence ATGGAAAAGAAAGTTGTTGTTTTAGGAAGCTTAAACGTTGATTCAATTTTGCACATTAACCATTTACCAAAACAAGGTGAAACGATGGCGATGAATGATACTACGGTAGCTCCTGGTGGTAAGGGCGCTAACCAAGCTGTCGCCGCCAAACGTATGGGCGCACAAACTAGTTTTATCGGTGCCGTTGGTGATGATCAAAATGGTGCGATGATGTTATCTGCATTAACTAATGACCAAGTTGATACTAAGCACGTTACTGTGATGAATGGTATCTCAACTGGGGCAGCATACATTTTGCTTGAAGAAGATGGTAACAATACTATTTTAATCAATGGTGGTACTAACCAACAATTGACCGAAGCCCACATCGAAGCTGCACGTGAAGTGATTGAAAATGCAGATGTTTTGATTACTCAATTTGAAACACCAATGGCAACCGCAATTGCTGCTTTCAAAATTGCTAAAGACGCCGGCGTATTGACTATCTTGAATCCAGCGCCAGCGGCTGCCAACATTCCAGGCGAATTGATGATGTTAACTGACATTATTATTCCTAATGAAACTGAAAGCGAAATTATTACTGATATTGAAGTTACCGACGAAGCATCAATGGTTGCTTCAGCAAATATCTTACAATCATTAGGTGTTGAAAATGTAATTATCACGGTAGGTGCCCGCGGAGCCTTCTATCAAACCACTAAGGGACACGGCTTTGTGGATGCGTTTAAGGTTAACGCTGTTGATACTACAGCCGCAGGTGATTCATTTATTGGATCATTAGCAGCTAATCTTGATCATGATTTAGCGAACTTAGCCGAAGCAATTCGTGTTTCAAACAAAACTTCTTCATTAGCGGTTCAAGGTGCTGGTGCATTGCCATCAATCCCAACCCGTGAACAAGTTTTCACTGCGCTAGGTAAATAA
- a CDS encoding APC family permease encodes MWRYLKRLVIGKPLKTLDEGGQSLSRFKALALLSSDALSSVAYGTEQITTVLLAVAASGAAMWFQIPVAALVLVLLAAITLSYRMIIHAYPGGGGAYKVASTNWGQHTGLVAGGSLLVDYMLTVAVSVTAGTQAITSAIPALRGHVVPIAVIIVVLIMCLNLRGIRESAAFLTVPVYFFVVMIAIMIIVGLYNILTGHVEFQAPLAVGQSFGGMSVILFLRAFSSGSSSLTGVEAISNAVPNFKEPKPRNAAATLSIMALILAFFFAGITFLSYWYGIRPNHDVTVLAQIGIQTFGHGAFFYLLQLATAMILAVAANTGFSAFPMLAYNLAKDKFMPHMYMDKGDRLGYSNGIVSLAIGAIVLIAIFDGQTDKLIPLYAVGVFVPFTLSQSGMVKHWYRERGSYWIGKSMINALGAFISGALVIILFALRFDNVWPYLIIMPALIYMFLKIKGHYQKVARQLRLVSQEPIVRREYAGSTVIVLVSNVTRVTAGAIDYARSIGDYVVAMHVSFDTDPNKEHRTAKEFKSEFPDVRYVDIHSSYRSIAAPTLRFVDVIAKNSKERNYSTTIIIPQFTPKKGWQNILHNQTSLRLRTVLNTRDDLTISTYYYHLKE; translated from the coding sequence ATGTGGCGTTATTTAAAACGGCTAGTAATTGGGAAGCCGTTGAAGACTTTGGATGAAGGTGGGCAATCACTTTCACGGTTCAAAGCACTAGCCTTGTTGTCGTCAGATGCGTTGTCATCTGTGGCGTATGGGACGGAACAAATTACGACCGTGTTGTTGGCAGTTGCCGCTTCCGGTGCCGCAATGTGGTTCCAAATCCCAGTTGCTGCGTTGGTCTTAGTTCTGTTAGCAGCAATCACTCTATCGTATCGGATGATTATCCATGCGTATCCAGGTGGTGGTGGTGCCTACAAGGTTGCCTCAACTAACTGGGGGCAACACACCGGTTTAGTTGCTGGTGGCTCGCTACTGGTTGATTACATGTTAACGGTGGCGGTTTCGGTTACTGCCGGTACGCAGGCCATCACTTCAGCCATACCCGCTTTACGGGGGCATGTTGTGCCAATTGCGGTGATCATCGTGGTCTTGATTATGTGTTTGAATTTGCGTGGGATACGTGAATCAGCTGCGTTCCTGACTGTTCCGGTTTACTTCTTCGTGGTCATGATTGCAATTATGATCATCGTAGGTCTGTACAACATTTTAACTGGGCATGTTGAGTTCCAAGCACCATTAGCAGTTGGGCAATCGTTTGGTGGCATGAGTGTCATTTTATTCTTACGAGCCTTCTCGAGTGGTTCATCTTCATTAACTGGGGTTGAAGCCATTAGTAATGCCGTACCAAACTTTAAGGAACCAAAGCCCCGTAATGCGGCGGCAACGTTATCAATCATGGCTTTGATTTTGGCATTCTTCTTCGCTGGAATTACGTTCTTGTCATATTGGTATGGAATTCGTCCTAACCACGATGTGACGGTTTTAGCCCAAATCGGGATTCAAACTTTCGGTCATGGAGCATTTTTCTACCTATTACAATTAGCAACTGCCATGATCTTAGCGGTTGCTGCCAATACCGGTTTCTCTGCCTTCCCAATGCTGGCTTACAACTTGGCGAAAGACAAGTTTATGCCACACATGTACATGGATAAAGGTGACCGGCTTGGTTACTCAAACGGGATTGTTTCTCTCGCAATTGGTGCGATTGTCTTAATTGCCATCTTTGATGGGCAAACAGATAAGTTGATTCCATTGTATGCAGTTGGGGTGTTCGTACCATTTACTTTGAGTCAATCGGGGATGGTCAAACACTGGTATCGTGAACGCGGTAGCTACTGGATTGGTAAATCAATGATTAACGCCTTGGGTGCTTTTATCTCAGGCGCTTTGGTTATCATTTTGTTCGCATTACGTTTTGATAACGTCTGGCCTTACTTGATTATCATGCCTGCTTTGATTTACATGTTCTTGAAAATTAAAGGACACTATCAAAAAGTTGCTCGACAACTACGTTTGGTTTCACAAGAACCAATTGTCCGGCGCGAGTATGCCGGTTCAACAGTTATCGTGTTGGTATCTAATGTGACACGAGTAACTGCTGGTGCGATTGATTACGCCCGTTCAATCGGGGATTATGTCGTGGCAATGCACGTTTCGTTCGATACTGATCCAAACAAGGAACACCGAACAGCAAAGGAATTCAAATCAGAGTTCCCAGATGTTCGATATGTTGATATTCACTCTTCATACCGTTCAATTGCAGCGCCAACGTTGCGTTTCGTTGATGTGATTGCGAAGAATTCTAAAGAACGTAATTACTCAACAACAATTATCATTCCACAATTCACACCGAAAAAAGGTTGGCAAAACATCCTCCATAACCAAACAAGTTTGCGGTTACGGACGGTCTTGAATACGCGTGATGATTTAACGATTTCAACGTATTATTACCACTTAAAAGAATAG
- a CDS encoding glycoside hydrolase family 43 protein, with amino-acid sequence MQIQNPVLPGFNADPSIIRVEDTYYIANSTFEWFPGVQIHSSKDLVHWNLITHPLSNTTLLDMKGNPASGGIWAPDLSYADGKFWLIYTDVKITDGAFKDMTNYLTTAEDIMGPWSEPIKMNGVGFDASLFHDDDGRKYLIQQTWDHREYKHPFDGLTLTEYNVKEERLMPETARTVWRGTDVKLVEGPHIYKMNGFYYIFAAEGGTVFTHQEVVARSKSLDADSFEVQPGEVFLTNFDTPYSYLQKQGHGALVETPGGEFYYASLTGRPWNHENESVTDPRGWSTLGRETAIQKVEWDEEGWPHIVGGHGGQQFVDAPKDAILTEAPADHSQHSDFDTPEMDINFNTLRVPFDNKMGEIKDGSLFLKGQGSLANQFDLSLIARRWQAFYFDATTKVKFDAKSYQAMAGLTNYYNNKHFSTISITWNEVNGHVIELTQNDRDSYTSFLKDDAIKIPEGTEWVWFRTKVRKESYTYEYSFDGTNFIEIPVVFDAAILSDDYVNQTMGGFFTGAFVGMYAMDYSGYGETAEFDFFDYKEYGEFADDVK; translated from the coding sequence ATGCAAATTCAAAACCCTGTTTTACCTGGTTTTAACGCGGATCCATCAATCATCCGCGTTGAAGACACTTACTACATCGCTAACTCAACTTTCGAATGGTTCCCTGGCGTTCAAATCCACTCATCAAAGGATTTGGTTCACTGGAACTTGATCACACACCCATTGTCTAACACTACTTTGTTAGACATGAAGGGTAACCCAGCCTCAGGTGGTATCTGGGCACCTGACTTGTCATACGCTGATGGCAAGTTCTGGTTGATTTACACTGACGTTAAGATTACTGATGGTGCCTTCAAGGACATGACTAACTACTTGACGACTGCTGAAGATATCATGGGCCCATGGTCAGAACCAATCAAGATGAACGGTGTTGGTTTTGATGCCTCATTGTTCCACGATGATGATGGCCGCAAGTACTTGATCCAACAAACTTGGGATCACCGCGAATACAAGCACCCATTTGATGGTTTGACTTTGACTGAATACAATGTTAAAGAAGAACGTTTGATGCCAGAAACTGCCCGTACTGTATGGCGTGGTACTGATGTTAAGCTTGTTGAAGGTCCTCACATCTACAAGATGAACGGCTTCTACTACATCTTCGCTGCTGAAGGTGGTACTGTGTTTACCCACCAAGAAGTTGTTGCGCGTTCTAAGTCATTGGATGCTGATTCATTTGAAGTGCAACCTGGTGAAGTCTTCTTGACTAACTTCGACACTCCATACAGCTACTTACAAAAGCAAGGTCACGGTGCCCTTGTTGAAACTCCAGGTGGTGAATTCTACTACGCATCATTGACTGGTCGTCCATGGAACCACGAAAACGAATCAGTTACTGACCCACGTGGTTGGTCAACGCTTGGTCGTGAAACTGCTATTCAAAAGGTTGAATGGGATGAAGAAGGCTGGCCACACATCGTTGGCGGCCACGGTGGTCAACAATTCGTTGATGCACCTAAGGATGCCATCTTGACGGAAGCACCAGCTGACCACTCACAACACTCAGACTTTGATACTCCAGAAATGGACATCAACTTCAACACGTTGCGTGTGCCATTTGATAACAAGATGGGTGAAATCAAGGACGGTTCATTGTTCTTGAAGGGTCAAGGTTCATTGGCTAACCAATTCGACTTATCATTGATTGCTCGTCGTTGGCAAGCATTCTACTTTGACGCTACTACTAAGGTTAAGTTTGATGCTAAGTCATACCAAGCAATGGCTGGTTTGACTAACTACTATAACAACAAGCACTTCTCAACAATTTCAATTACTTGGAACGAAGTTAACGGCCACGTGATTGAATTGACTCAAAATGATCGTGATAGCTACACTTCATTCTTAAAGGATGACGCAATCAAGATCCCTGAAGGTACTGAATGGGTTTGGTTCCGCACTAAGGTTCGTAAGGAATCATACACTTACGAATACTCATTTGACGGTACTAACTTCATCGAAATCCCAGTAGTCTTTGACGCAGCCATCCTTTCAGATGATTACGTTAACCAAACTATGGGTGGATTCTTCACAGGTGCCTTTGTTGGTATGTACGCAATGGATTACTCAGGTTATGGCGAAACTGCTGAATTCGACTTCTTTGATTACAAGGAATACGGCGAATTTGCAGACGACGTGAAGTAA